In a genomic window of Streptococcus oralis subsp. tigurinus:
- the truA gene encoding tRNA pseudouridine(38-40) synthase TruA, with product MTRYKAIISYDGYAFAGFQRQPHARSVQEEIEKTLTRLNKGQAITVHGAGRTDSGVHALGQVIHFDLPYQMDEEKLRFALDTQSPEDIDVISIEIVADDFHCRYAKHSKTYEFIVDRGRPKNPMRRHYATHFPYPLDVERMQMAIKKLEGTHDFTGFTASGTSVEYKVRTITEASLTVDETGQFLTFTFAGNGFLYKQIRNMVGTLLKIGNNRMPVEQIDLILEKKDRQLAGPTAAPNGLYLKEIRYEE from the coding sequence ATGACAAGATATAAAGCAATCATTTCCTATGACGGTTATGCCTTTGCTGGTTTTCAGCGGCAGCCTCATGCGCGGAGCGTTCAGGAAGAAATTGAAAAAACGTTAACGAGACTCAATAAGGGGCAAGCCATCACTGTTCACGGTGCTGGTAGGACTGATAGTGGGGTTCATGCTCTAGGACAGGTTATTCATTTTGACCTGCCCTATCAGATGGATGAGGAAAAACTCCGTTTTGCTCTGGATACCCAGTCTCCAGAAGATATTGATGTGATTTCGATTGAGATTGTGGCGGATGATTTTCATTGTCGTTATGCAAAACATAGCAAGACTTATGAGTTTATCGTGGATAGAGGGCGCCCCAAAAATCCTATGCGTCGTCACTACGCTACTCACTTTCCCTATCCGCTTGATGTGGAGCGGATGCAGATGGCAATCAAAAAGCTAGAGGGAACCCATGATTTCACCGGTTTTACAGCATCTGGAACCAGTGTAGAGTACAAGGTTCGCACCATCACAGAAGCGAGTTTAACAGTAGATGAGACAGGGCAGTTTTTGACCTTTACCTTTGCTGGAAATGGTTTTCTTTACAAACAGATTCGCAATATGGTAGGGACACTTCTCAAGATCGGCAACAACCGTATGCCAGTTGAGCAGATTGACCTGATCTTGGAGAAAAAAGACAGACAGCTTGCAGGTCCCACTGCGGCACCAAATGGCTTGTATTTAAAGGAGATTCGTTATGAAGAATAA
- a CDS encoding Pr6Pr family membrane protein, producing the protein MKTNYKFIFYSRVLLFLAAFTGVYLEITKHGGFGMLLYYTVLSNLLVTIFTGYLLRVMSRSGENWQSPTLLRLKGGVTMSIMITCVIYHFMLAPIATDFYRVENFLCHYIVPLWFLADTLFFDKRGQYKIWDPVLWTILPLVYMIFALFNGLVLKLNIPNSKDNPFPYFFLNVNKGWDVVIKWCLIIFAAYMVAGFIFYLIKQIKRK; encoded by the coding sequence ATGAAAACGAACTACAAATTTATCTTTTATAGTCGTGTGCTCTTGTTCTTAGCGGCATTTACAGGAGTTTATTTAGAGATCACCAAGCATGGTGGTTTTGGTATGCTCCTTTACTACACAGTATTGTCCAATCTTTTGGTAACGATTTTCACGGGCTATCTGCTCCGTGTGATGAGCCGTTCAGGTGAAAATTGGCAAAGTCCGACCTTGCTTCGTCTCAAGGGTGGCGTTACCATGAGTATCATGATTACCTGTGTGATTTACCATTTTATGCTTGCTCCGATCGCGACAGACTTTTACCGTGTGGAAAATTTCCTTTGCCACTATATCGTTCCACTCTGGTTTTTAGCCGACACCCTCTTCTTTGATAAACGGGGTCAATACAAGATCTGGGATCCAGTCTTGTGGACCATCTTGCCCTTAGTTTATATGATTTTTGCCTTGTTTAACGGCCTGGTCTTAAAACTCAATATTCCGAATTCCAAGGACAATCCCTTCCCTTATTTCTTTTTAAATGTGAACAAGGGTTGGGACGTGGTCATCAAATGGTGTTTGATCATTTTTGCAGCGTATATGGTTGCAGGCTTCATCTTCTATCTGATCAAGCAAATCAAGCGAAAATAG
- a CDS encoding M24 family metallopeptidase, whose amino-acid sequence MSKLQQIVTYLESEKLDVAVVSDPVTINYLTGFYSDPHERQMFLFVLADREPLLFVPALEVERASSTVSFPVVGYVDSENPWQKIKNALPQRDFKRVAVEFDNLILTKYHGLKTVFETAEFENLTPRIQRMRLIKSTDEVQKMMVAGLYADKAVKVGFDNISLDKTETDIIAQIDFALKREGYEMSFDTMVLTGDNAANPHGIPGANKVEKDALLLFDLGVMVNGYASDMTRTVAVGKPDQFKKDIYNLTLEAQQAALDFIKPGVTAHEVDRAAREVIEKAGYGEYFNHRLGHGIGMDVHEFPSIMEGNDMVIEEGMCFSVEPGIYIPGKVGIRIEDCGVVTKDGFDLFTSTSKDLLYFD is encoded by the coding sequence ATGTCTAAATTACAACAAATCGTAACATACCTTGAATCAGAAAAACTAGACGTCGCTGTCGTATCTGACCCCGTCACTATTAATTACCTCACTGGTTTTTACAGTGATCCCCATGAACGCCAAATGTTCCTCTTTGTCCTAGCGGACCGGGAACCTCTCCTTTTTGTCCCAGCCCTTGAAGTGGAGCGTGCAAGCAGCACTGTTTCTTTCCCAGTAGTGGGCTATGTGGATTCTGAAAATCCATGGCAAAAAATCAAAAATGCCTTGCCACAGCGCGACTTCAAACGTGTCGCTGTTGAGTTTGACAATCTCATCTTGACAAAATACCATGGTTTGAAAACAGTTTTTGAAACTGCTGAGTTTGAAAACCTCACTCCTCGCATCCAACGCATGCGCCTCATCAAATCAACTGATGAAGTGCAAAAAATGATGGTTGCAGGGCTCTATGCTGATAAGGCTGTAAAAGTTGGTTTTGACAATATCTCTCTTGATAAAACAGAGACAGATATCATTGCCCAAATCGACTTCGCCTTAAAACGTGAAGGCTATGAAATGAGTTTTGATACCATGGTATTGACTGGTGATAATGCTGCAAATCCACACGGAATTCCTGGTGCAAACAAGGTCGAAAAAGACGCCCTTCTCCTCTTTGACCTGGGTGTTATGGTCAATGGCTACGCATCAGATATGACTCGTACAGTCGCTGTCGGCAAACCAGACCAATTCAAGAAAGATATTTACAACTTGACCCTTGAAGCCCAACAAGCTGCTCTTGACTTTATCAAACCTGGTGTGACTGCTCATGAAGTAGACCGCGCTGCCCGTGAAGTCATCGAAAAAGCTGGTTACGGTGAGTACTTTAACCACCGTCTCGGTCACGGTATCGGTATGGATGTCCACGAATTCCCATCTATCATGGAAGGAAATGACATGGTCATTGAAGAAGGCATGTGCTTCTCTGTTGAACCAGGTATCTATATCCCTGGTAAAGTCGGCATTCGTATCGAAGACTGTGGTGTTGTTACCAAGGATGGCTTTGACCTCTTTACAAGCACCAGCAAAGACTTGCTTTATTTTGATTAA
- a CDS encoding zinc ribbon domain-containing protein YjdM, with product MNNLPNCPKCNSEYVYEDGNLLVCPECAYEWNPAEVAEVEEGVVAIDANGNKLADGDTVTLIKDLKVKGAPKDLKQGTRVKNIRIVEGDHNIDCKIDGFGAMKLKSEFVKKI from the coding sequence ATGAACAACTTACCAAATTGCCCAAAATGTAATTCAGAATATGTCTACGAAGATGGAAATCTCTTGGTATGCCCAGAGTGTGCCTATGAGTGGAATCCTGCAGAAGTTGCAGAAGTAGAAGAAGGTGTAGTTGCTATCGATGCCAATGGAAATAAACTGGCTGACGGCGATACTGTGACCCTTATCAAGGACTTGAAAGTAAAAGGTGCACCAAAGGATTTGAAACAAGGAACTCGTGTTAAAAATATCCGTATCGTAGAAGGTGACCACAACATCGACTGTAAGATTGATGGTTTTGGAGCTATGAAATTGAAGTCAGAGTTTGTTAAGAAAATCTAG
- a CDS encoding ABC transporter ATP-binding protein — protein sequence MLYIWSYLKKYPKWLFLDFFGAVFFVVVNLGLPTVLARMIDEGVNKGNEQQLYVWAAIMLVIILCGTLGRIVLAYAASKLTTNMVKDMRDDLYAKLQEYSHHEYEKIGVSSLVTRITSDAFVLMQFAEQTLKLGVITPMMMLSSILMIFLTSPSLAWIVAFAVPFLAVVVIYVAVKTRPLSEKQQATLDKINQYARENLMGLRVIRAFAREEFQEERFAGQNAVYAANSNRLFKLTGLTEPLFVQIIIAMIVAIVWFALDPIKQGSLQIGDLVAFIEYSFHALLSFLFLSNLFTMYPRTSVSSERLKEVMEMPISIDPNEGGVRETATHGYLEFENVTFAYPGETENPVLHNISFSAKPGETIAFIGSTGSGKSSLVQLIPRFYDVTLGKIKVDGVDVRDYRLKSLRQKIGFIPQKALLFTGTIAENIRYGKEDASHKDLHQAADVAQAKDFIESREEGFATHLAEGGSNLSGGQKQRLSIARAVIKNPDIYIFDDSFSALDYRTDAILRRRLKEVTQNATVLIVAQRVGTIMDADQIIVLDKGEIVGRGRHEELMETNDIYREIAESQLKNASLTEE from the coding sequence ATGCTCTATATTTGGTCTTATTTGAAAAAATACCCCAAGTGGTTATTCTTGGATTTCTTTGGAGCGGTTTTCTTTGTTGTCGTCAATCTTGGACTGCCAACTGTTCTAGCTCGGATGATTGATGAAGGTGTGAATAAAGGGAATGAACAGCAATTGTATGTTTGGGCTGCAATTATGCTGGTGATTATCCTATGTGGAACCTTGGGGCGTATAGTCTTGGCTTATGCTGCTAGTAAGCTGACGACCAATATGGTCAAGGATATGAGAGATGATCTCTATGCCAAATTACAAGAGTATTCTCATCATGAATATGAAAAGATTGGAGTGTCTTCACTGGTTACTCGTATTACCAGTGATGCCTTTGTTCTCATGCAATTTGCAGAACAGACCTTAAAACTGGGTGTCATCACTCCTATGATGATGCTGTCTAGTATCTTAATGATCTTCCTGACCAGTCCGTCATTAGCTTGGATAGTAGCTTTTGCAGTACCTTTCTTGGCTGTGGTGGTTATTTATGTGGCTGTCAAGACTCGCCCTTTATCCGAAAAACAGCAGGCTACCTTAGATAAGATAAACCAATATGCCAGGGAAAATCTGATGGGACTTCGTGTCATTCGTGCCTTTGCCCGTGAGGAGTTTCAAGAGGAACGCTTTGCAGGGCAAAATGCAGTCTATGCAGCTAATTCCAATCGTCTGTTTAAACTAACTGGCTTGACAGAACCCTTGTTTGTTCAGATTATCATTGCCATGATTGTAGCTATTGTCTGGTTTGCTCTGGACCCTATCAAACAAGGAAGCTTGCAAATTGGGGACCTGGTAGCCTTTATCGAATATAGTTTTCACGCCCTCTTGTCCTTCCTTTTCCTATCCAATCTCTTCACCATGTATCCTCGTACATCCGTTTCGAGTGAACGTTTGAAAGAAGTCATGGAGATGCCGATTTCTATTGATCCCAATGAAGGAGGTGTCAGAGAGACAGCAACCCACGGATATTTGGAATTTGAAAATGTCACCTTTGCCTATCCTGGTGAGACGGAAAATCCTGTTTTGCACAACATTTCTTTCAGCGCTAAACCGGGTGAAACCATTGCCTTTATCGGATCGACCGGATCGGGCAAGTCCTCTCTTGTGCAATTGATTCCTCGTTTTTACGATGTCACGCTTGGGAAAATCAAGGTTGATGGTGTCGATGTGAGGGATTACCGCCTCAAGTCTCTTCGTCAAAAGATTGGTTTTATCCCGCAGAAGGCCTTGCTGTTTACAGGAACTATCGCTGAAAATATCCGCTATGGGAAGGAAGATGCTAGTCACAAAGACCTACATCAGGCAGCGGATGTGGCGCAAGCCAAAGATTTTATCGAAAGCCGAGAAGAAGGTTTTGCGACCCATCTAGCCGAAGGTGGAAGCAACCTTTCTGGAGGACAGAAACAACGTCTCTCAATTGCCAGAGCGGTTATAAAAAATCCTGATATCTATATTTTTGACGATTCTTTCTCAGCCTTGGACTATCGTACAGATGCCATTTTGCGCCGTCGTCTCAAGGAAGTAACACAGAATGCTACAGTTTTAATTGTTGCTCAACGTGTCGGAACCATCATGGATGCGGATCAGATCATCGTTCTTGATAAGGGAGAGATCGTGGGTCGCGGTCGCCATGAGGAATTAATGGAAACCAATGATATCTATCGTGAGATTGCTGAGTCGCAGTTGAAAAATGCATCTCTAACAGAAGAATAG
- a CDS encoding ECF transporter S component translates to MKQTKTTKIALVSLLTALSVVLGYFLKIPTPTGILTLLDAGIFFAAFYFGSREGAVVGGLAGFLIDLLSGYPQWMFFSLINHGLQGFFAGFKGRWQWLGLILATIAMVGGYALGSTLMNGWAAALPEILPNFLQNIVGMVVGFVLSQSIKKIK, encoded by the coding sequence ATGAAGCAAACCAAAACAACTAAAATCGCCCTTGTATCCCTCTTAACCGCCCTTTCTGTGGTTCTAGGTTATTTCTTAAAGATTCCAACACCAACAGGCATTCTAACTCTCTTAGATGCGGGTATCTTCTTTGCAGCCTTCTACTTTGGTAGTCGTGAAGGGGCTGTGGTCGGAGGTCTAGCAGGTTTCTTGATTGACCTCTTATCAGGCTATCCACAGTGGATGTTCTTTAGCTTGATCAACCATGGCTTGCAGGGATTTTTCGCAGGATTTAAAGGAAGATGGCAATGGCTAGGCCTTATCTTAGCTACTATTGCGATGGTAGGAGGCTACGCCTTGGGTTCAACTTTGATGAATGGCTGGGCAGCAGCCCTACCAGAAATCCTACCAAACTTCCTGCAAAATATCGTGGGAATGGTTGTAGGGTTTGTGCTTAGTCAAAGTATTAAGAAAATTAAGTAA
- a CDS encoding MFS transporter, whose protein sequence is MKQFLERASILALSLVLITSFSISSALPAMFDYYQGYPKEQIELLVSLPSFGIMIMLVLNGFLERLFPERLQISLGLLILSIGGTAPFWYQEYNFVFAMRILFGLGVGMINAKAISIISERYHGKTRIQMLGLRGSAEVVGASILTLVVGQLLSLGWTVTFLAYSAGFLVLILYLLFVPYGKEKKETKKKETESTRLTGKMKGLIFLLAVEAAVVVCTNTAITIRIPSLMVERGLGDAQLSSLVLSIMQLIGILAGVSFSFFISLFKEKLLLWSGIAFGLGQIVIALSPSLGVMVIGSVVAGFSYSVALTTVFQILSERIPAKLLNQATSFAVLGCSFGAFTTPFILGAIGLVTQNGMLVFAILGCWLIVTSIFVMYALQKRA, encoded by the coding sequence ATGAAACAATTTTTAGAACGGGCTAGTATTTTGGCCCTCTCCCTCGTTTTGATTACCTCCTTCTCCATCTCAAGTGCTCTGCCAGCCATGTTTGACTACTATCAAGGCTACCCTAAAGAACAAATCGAGCTCCTGGTCAGTCTCCCTTCTTTTGGAATCATGATTATGCTGGTTTTAAATGGTTTTTTGGAGCGTTTGTTTCCTGAGCGACTTCAGATTAGTCTGGGCCTTCTCATCCTCTCTATCGGTGGAACAGCTCCCTTCTGGTATCAGGAGTACAACTTTGTCTTTGCGATGCGGATTTTATTTGGCTTGGGTGTTGGGATGATCAATGCCAAGGCTATTTCTATCATCAGCGAACGCTATCATGGAAAGACACGGATTCAGATGTTGGGTCTTCGCGGATCAGCAGAAGTTGTCGGGGCATCGATTTTGACTCTAGTGGTCGGTCAACTCTTATCCTTGGGATGGACAGTGACCTTCTTGGCCTACAGTGCGGGATTTTTAGTATTGATTCTTTATCTGCTCTTTGTCCCTTATGGGAAAGAAAAGAAAGAAACAAAGAAAAAAGAGACCGAATCGACTCGTTTGACAGGAAAGATGAAAGGATTAATTTTTCTATTGGCTGTCGAAGCAGCAGTTGTTGTCTGCACCAATACGGCTATCACCATTCGTATTCCTAGTCTGATGGTGGAAAGAGGTCTAGGAGATGCCCAGTTATCGAGCTTGGTTTTAAGTATCATGCAGTTGATTGGTATCTTGGCTGGTGTGAGTTTTTCTTTCTTCATCTCTCTATTTAAAGAAAAATTGCTCCTTTGGTCAGGTATCGCCTTTGGATTGGGGCAAATTGTGATTGCCTTGTCTCCGTCATTGGGTGTGATGGTAATTGGAAGTGTTGTGGCAGGTTTTTCTTATAGTGTGGCCTTGACCACTGTCTTTCAGATTTTATCGGAGAGAATTCCAGCCAAGCTCCTTAATCAGGCAACTTCCTTCGCAGTGTTAGGATGTAGCTTTGGTGCCTTTACCACACCTTTCATTCTTGGGGCGATTGGCTTGGTGACTCAAAACGGTATGTTGGTCTTCGCCATTCTAGGCTGCTGGTTGATTGTCACTTCTATCTTTGTTATGTACGCACTTCAAAAGAGAGCTTAG
- the gatD gene encoding lipid II isoglutaminyl synthase subunit GatD, producing the protein MVYTSLSSKAGNYPYQLNIAHLYGNLMNTYGDNGNILMLKYVAEKLGAHVTVDIVSLHDDFDENHYDIAFFGGGQDFEQSIIAGDLPAKKESIDNYIQNDGVVLAICGGFQLLGQYYVEASGKRIQGLGVMGHYTLNQTNNRFIGDIKIHNDEFDETYYGFENHQGRTFLSDDQKPLGQVVYGNGNNEEKVGEGVHYKNVFGSYFHGPILSRNANLAYRLVTTALKKKYGQDIQLPAYEDILSQEIAEEYSDVKSKADFS; encoded by the coding sequence ATGGTTTATACTTCACTTTCCTCAAAAGCTGGCAACTACCCTTATCAGCTCAACATCGCCCACCTCTATGGGAACCTCATGAATACCTATGGAGACAATGGAAACATCCTTATGCTCAAGTATGTGGCTGAAAAGCTGGGGGCTCATGTAACGGTTGACATCGTTTCTCTCCATGATGACTTTGACGAAAATCACTACGATATCGCCTTTTTCGGTGGCGGTCAAGACTTTGAACAAAGTATTATCGCAGGAGACCTACCTGCTAAAAAAGAGAGCATTGACAACTACATTCAAAACGACGGTGTAGTTCTAGCTATCTGCGGTGGTTTCCAACTATTGGGGCAATATTATGTTGAAGCCTCAGGCAAGCGCATCCAAGGTCTAGGAGTCATGGGTCACTACACCCTCAACCAGACCAATAACCGCTTTATCGGCGACATCAAGATTCACAATGACGAATTCGATGAAACCTACTATGGATTTGAAAATCATCAGGGCCGTACCTTCCTCTCAGATGACCAAAAACCACTGGGACAGGTAGTCTATGGAAATGGAAATAACGAAGAAAAGGTCGGCGAAGGGGTTCATTATAAGAATGTCTTTGGTTCTTACTTCCACGGGCCTATCCTCTCTCGTAATGCCAATCTAGCTTATCGCTTAGTCACTACTGCTCTCAAGAAAAAATACGGTCAGGACATCCAACTCCCTGCCTATGAGGATATTCTCAGTCAAGAAATCGCTGAAGAATACAGCGACGTGAAAAGCAAGGCTGACTTTTCTTAA
- a CDS encoding Dps family protein: MVELKKEAVKDVTTLSKTAPVALAKTKEVLNQAVADLYVAHIALHQVHWYMRGRGFMVWHPKMDEYMDSLDGYLDEISERLITLGGKPYSTLTEFLQHSEIEEEEGEFRNVEESLERVLAIYRYLITLFQKALDVTDEEGDDVTNDIFVGAKAELEKTVWMLAAELGQAPGL; encoded by the coding sequence ATGGTTGAATTGAAAAAAGAAGCAGTAAAAGACGTTACAACATTATCTAAAACAGCGCCAGTAGCATTGGCAAAAACAAAGGAAGTATTGAACCAAGCAGTAGCAGACTTGTACGTAGCGCATATCGCTCTTCATCAAGTACACTGGTACATGCGTGGACGTGGTTTTATGGTATGGCATCCTAAGATGGATGAATACATGGATAGCCTTGATGGTTACCTTGATGAAATCAGCGAACGCTTGATCACTCTTGGTGGCAAACCATACTCTACTTTGACAGAATTCCTTCAACACAGTGAAATCGAAGAAGAAGAAGGAGAATTCCGTAACGTTGAAGAAAGCTTGGAACGTGTTCTAGCTATTTATCGCTACCTCATCACTCTTTTCCAAAAAGCTTTGGATGTAACTGACGAAGAAGGCGATGATGTTACAAACGATATCTTTGTTGGGGCTAAGGCTGAACTTGAGAAAACAGTTTGGATGCTTGCAGCAGAACTTGGACAAGCTCCTGGTTTGTAA
- a CDS encoding ABC transporter ATP-binding protein, translating into MKTQSSLARLWSYLKAYRFSVFFAVFLKVLSVVMSVLEPFVLGLAITELTKNLLDMANGLAGARINTGYIGTVLIIYLFRGLLYELGSYYSNYFMTNAVQSMTQDLRNEMTEKINRIPVSFFDKHQFGDLLGRFTSDVETVSNTLQQSFLQIVNALLTIVLVMGMVLYLNFQLAIVVILSIPVTYFGARSILKRSQPYFKEQAAILGRMNGYVQENLTGFNVLKLYGREETSHKEFSEITDDLQRVGFKASFISGLMMPALHAVSDLTYLIVAVLGGLQVIAGRLTVGNMQAFVQYVWQVSQPIQNITQLAGQMQSAKSSLDRIFDILDETEEVKGEELEILEPLTGQVTFQHVDFQYVENKPLIRDFNLEVQPGEMVAIVGPTGAGKTTLINLLMRFYDVTAGAILVDGQDIRQFSRQDYRRQFGMVLQDAWLYEGTIKENLRFGNLDASDKEIIEAAKAANVDHFIRTLPGGYNMEMNQESSNISLGQKQLLTIARALLANPKILILDEATSSVDTRLELLIQKAMKRLMKGRTSFVIAHRLSTIQEADKILVLKDGQIIEQGNHESLLQAKGFYYDLYQSQFSSKSEQVG; encoded by the coding sequence ATGAAAACACAATCTAGTTTGGCTCGTTTGTGGAGCTATTTGAAAGCCTACCGTTTTTCTGTCTTTTTTGCAGTCTTTCTAAAAGTTTTAAGCGTAGTCATGAGTGTCTTGGAGCCTTTTGTATTGGGGCTAGCCATTACGGAGTTGACAAAGAATCTCTTAGATATGGCTAATGGTCTTGCAGGCGCTCGTATCAATACTGGCTACATCGGAACTGTTTTAATCATTTACCTCTTTAGAGGTCTCTTGTATGAACTTGGGTCTTATTATTCCAACTATTTCATGACCAATGCGGTTCAGTCTATGACTCAGGATCTGCGAAATGAAATGACCGAGAAAATCAATCGTATCCCAGTATCTTTCTTTGACAAACACCAATTTGGTGATTTGTTGGGACGCTTTACCAGTGATGTTGAGACGGTTTCCAATACCCTTCAGCAGTCTTTTCTGCAAATTGTCAATGCCCTTTTGACGATTGTCCTCGTCATGGGAATGGTATTATACTTGAACTTTCAGCTGGCTATAGTGGTGATTCTATCCATTCCAGTGACCTATTTTGGTGCTAGAAGCATCCTGAAACGTTCTCAGCCTTATTTTAAAGAGCAGGCGGCTATTTTAGGACGGATGAATGGTTATGTGCAGGAAAATCTCACAGGTTTTAATGTTTTGAAACTCTATGGTCGTGAGGAAACCTCGCATAAAGAATTTTCTGAGATTACGGACGACCTCCAACGTGTTGGCTTTAAAGCCAGCTTTATCTCTGGGCTCATGATGCCAGCTCTTCATGCTGTATCGGACTTGACCTATCTGATCGTTGCAGTTCTCGGTGGTTTACAGGTTATCGCGGGCCGTTTGACAGTGGGGAATATGCAGGCCTTTGTTCAGTACGTTTGGCAGGTCAGCCAGCCTATTCAAAACATCACACAACTTGCGGGTCAAATGCAAAGTGCTAAGTCTTCGCTAGACCGCATCTTCGACATCTTGGATGAGACAGAGGAAGTCAAGGGAGAAGAACTCGAAATCCTTGAACCCTTAACAGGTCAGGTGACCTTCCAACATGTTGACTTCCAGTATGTTGAAAACAAACCATTGATTCGAGACTTTAATCTAGAAGTTCAACCGGGAGAGATGGTAGCGATTGTTGGTCCGACTGGAGCTGGTAAGACAACTTTGATTAATCTACTCATGCGTTTTTATGATGTTACAGCAGGTGCAATCTTAGTTGACGGGCAGGATATTCGCCAGTTTTCACGACAAGACTACCGACGTCAGTTTGGGATGGTCTTGCAGGATGCTTGGCTTTATGAAGGGACAATCAAAGAAAACCTACGTTTTGGAAATCTTGACGCCAGTGACAAGGAAATAATAGAAGCTGCCAAAGCAGCAAATGTAGACCACTTTATCCGAACTCTTCCTGGCGGTTACAACATGGAGATGAACCAAGAGTCAAGTAATATTTCCCTCGGGCAAAAACAACTCTTGACCATCGCGCGTGCTCTCCTAGCCAATCCTAAAATTCTCATTTTGGATGAAGCGACTTCCTCTGTTGACACCCGTTTGGAACTCTTGATTCAAAAAGCCATGAAACGCTTGATGAAGGGAAGAACCAGCTTTGTCATCGCCCACCGTCTCTCTACCATTCAAGAAGCGGACAAGATTCTCGTTCTTAAGGATGGACAGATTATTGAACAGGGAAATCATGAAAGCTTGCTCCAAGCAAAAGGTTTTTATTATGACCTGTATCAAAGCCAATTTTCAAGTAAATCCGAGCAAGTCGGCTAA
- a CDS encoding bifunctional hydroxymethylpyrimidine kinase/phosphomethylpyrimidine kinase encodes MKNNRILALSGNDIFSGGGLSADLATYTLNGLHSFVAVTCLTALTEKGFEVFPTDDAIFQHELDSLRDVEFAGIKIGLLPTVSVAEKALNFIKQRPGVPVVLDPVLVCKETHDVAVSELCKELILFFPHVSVITPNLPEAELLAGQEIKTLEDMKAAAQKLHDLGAPAVIIKGGNRLSQSKAVDVFYDGQSFTVLENPVIQGQNAGAGCTFASSIASHLVKGDELLPAVESSKAFVYRAIAQADQYGVRQYEANQNN; translated from the coding sequence ATGAAGAATAATCGTATTTTAGCACTTTCTGGAAATGATATTTTTAGTGGTGGTGGTTTGTCAGCTGATTTGGCTACCTATACCTTGAACGGCTTGCATAGCTTTGTAGCAGTGACTTGTTTGACAGCCTTGACTGAAAAGGGCTTTGAAGTCTTTCCAACTGACGATGCCATTTTTCAACATGAATTGGATAGCTTGCGTGATGTGGAATTTGCAGGGATTAAGATTGGTCTTCTTCCTACTGTCAGTGTGGCTGAGAAAGCCTTGAACTTTATCAAGCAACGTCCAGGAGTGCCTGTTGTATTGGATCCCGTCTTGGTCTGCAAGGAAACGCACGATGTGGCTGTCAGTGAACTCTGTAAAGAGTTGATTCTCTTTTTCCCTCATGTCAGTGTGATTACGCCAAATCTTCCTGAAGCAGAATTGTTGGCGGGTCAGGAAATCAAAACTTTGGAAGATATGAAAGCTGCAGCGCAGAAATTGCATGATTTAGGAGCGCCAGCAGTCATTATCAAGGGAGGCAATCGCCTTAGTCAGTCCAAGGCTGTAGATGTCTTTTATGATGGACAAAGTTTTACTGTCCTAGAAAATCCTGTTATCCAAGGACAAAATGCTGGTGCAGGTTGTACCTTTGCCTCAAGCATCGCCAGTCACTTGGTTAAAGGGGATGAACTTTTACCAGCAGTAGAAAGCTCTAAGGCTTTCGTTTACCGTGCTATTGCACAAGCAGATCAATATGGAGTAAGACAATATGAAGCAAACCAAAACAACTAA